From the Rhizomicrobium palustre genome, the window CCTCATGGGCGGCGATCAGCCCTGCGATCCAGTCGGCAGCGGCCAGCGCCGTGTCCTGCGGATCGGCGAAGATTTCAGTACGCGGCGCCATCATCACCCCTTACTTCGGCTCGACATGGCCGCCGAACTTGGCGCGCATGGCCGAGAGCAGGCGATTGGCAAAGCTGCCCGGGCGGCGCGAGGAGAAGCGCGCGTAGAGCGAAGCCGAAAGCACATGCGCGGGCACGGCTTCTTCGATGGCGGCTTCCACGGTCCAGCGGCCTTCGCCGGAATCCGAAACAATGCCGGTGAAATTGTCGAGGGCGGGCTTTTCGGCCAACGCCTGCGAGGTGAGATCGAGTAGCCAGGAGCTCACCACACTGCCGCGGCGCCATACTTCGGCGATATCGGGCAGGTCGAGGGTGAAGCGCTCGGCTTCCGGCAGGTCTTCATTGGCGCGGCCCTGCATGATTTCGAAGCCTTCCGCGAAGGCCTGCATCATGCCGTACTCGATGCCGTTATGGACCATCTTGACGAAATGGCCCGAGCCCGCGGGCCCGCAATGCATATAGCCTTGCTCCACGCGCGGATCGCGGCTTTCGCGGTTCGGGGTCTTGTCGATGCTGCCTACACCCGGAGCAAGCGTGGCGAAAATCGGATCGAGACGATCCACGGCGCCCTTATCGCCGCCGATCATCATGCAATAGCCGCGGTCGAGGCCCCACACCCCGCCAGAGGTGCCGACATCGATATAAGTGAGGGATTTTTCGCGTAAAGCGGCGGCGCGGCGAACGTCGTCCTTGTAATAGGTGTTGCCGCCGTCGATCACCGTGTCTCCGGCAGACAGAAGTCCGGAGAGCACGGCGATGCAGTCTTCGGTGATCTTGCCGGCTGGCAGCATCACCCAAACCGCGCGCGGGGCCTTCAATTTCGCCACCAGATCCTCGAGAGAACCGGCGGGCATGGCCCCTTCGCGCGACAGTGCCTGAACGGCGTCCTTACTGACGTCGTAGGCGACGATCTCGTGACCGCCTCGCATGAGCCTCCGGGCAATATTGGCACCCATCCGGCCCAGTCCGACGATCGCGATTTGCATGGCAACTCCTACTTCAATGCGGCTTCCACAGCGCGGGCGAGGGTCTTCAGACCTTCATCCACGGTGTCCAGATGGACACGAATAGCCCGGCGCCCGCGTTCCGTCAGAACGGCCAGATCGCCTGCGGCTTGCGCATCGATCACCGCCCCGAAGGTGTACCCGCGGCCCGGAACCGCGACATCGTGTACATGCTTGCAGGTAACTTGCAAGAAAACACCGCTGGCCGGTCCACCTTTATAGCCTTGACCGGTGGAGTGCAGGAAGCGCGGGCCAAAGCCCAGGCCAACCGCCGCGCCGGTCTTGTCACGCAGGGCCGCCCGCATGGCGTCGAAATCCGCCGTATGGGCCGCGTTACGCTCGATAAAGGCGACGAGGGCGATGTAATCGCCAGCGCCGACCCGCTTGAAGTGCGCCGCAAGGCAATCTTCCAGGGTTTCAGCCCCGGCGAGCGCCTTGGCATTGGCCGGATCGGCATAGACGGAGATACCGTTACGGGCAAAGACCGGCTTTTCCGAATCCTTGGCGCCGCCAGCTTCCATCAACGCACGCGCCTTGACCTTGGCAGCTTCCACGTCGGGTTGATCGAACGGGTTGATGCCGAGGAAGGAGCCTGCAACCGCGGTGGCGATTTCGAAGATGTAGAAGAGGCGCGCGAGCTGATAGGGCCCGTCAACCTCAACTTCGATCACCGGATGGCCAAGCGGCTTCAGCGCGCCGACGAGGTTGTCATGCGCTTCTTCTCCCTTCAGCTTCAGCACCACGAAAACGCGGTCTTCGCCGTAAGCCGAAGCGGAGCCGACCGGCTCGCCGTCGAACGGAATGATGCCCTTGCCGAGCTTGCCGGTGGATTCAGCAACGAGCTGTTCCAGCCAGGCGCCGAAGCTCGAAAGCCCCTTGGAGGCCAGAACCGTCAGCTTGTCACGACCGCGCAGGGCCAGCGTGCCAAGCGCGATACCGATCTGCGCGCCCGGATTGGTCGGGGGCGGGGAGAGCGGGCCGCAAGCAGCTTCGGCGGCGAGGGCTTCCTTGATGAAGGCGTCGATATTCACGCCCATCGCGGCGGCAGCGACCAGACCGAAGTTGGAGAGCACCGAATAGCGCCCGCCGATGGACTTTTCGCCCGGGAAGATGGCCGAGAAGCCTTCCGCCGTCGCGTCCTTCTCGAGCGAGGAGCCCGGGTCGGTGATGGCGACGAAATGCGAAGCGGCCTTGTTCTTGCCGACGGCCTGCGCCACGCGATCGAAGTAGTAGTCCTTGAACAGGTTCGGTTCGAGGGTCGAGCCGGACTTGGAGGCGACGATGAACAAGGTGGTGGCGATGGCGATGTTCTTGTCGAGGGTCTGCACTTCATCCGGATCGGTGGAGTCGAGGATGTGGAACTTGGTCCCCGGCACCAGCACTTCGCGCAGCACTTCGGCGCCGAGGCTCGAGCCGCCCATGCCGAGCAGCACGACATCGCTCCACGAACCGGCCTTCACCTTGGCCTGGAAGGCTTCGAGCGAGGCCTGATGGCCCTTCGCCTTGGTGGGGGCATCGAGCCAGCCGAGCCACTTATCTTCATCGGCGCGGGCCCAGATGGTGGTGTCCTTGGCCCAGACTTTGCGAATGTTGCCCGCCTTGGTCCAGGCCTTCTGCGCCGCCGTCACGGCTTCTTCATTGCCCGCGAGGCTCCAGGAGATGCGCAGCTTCTTGCCGGTGATCTCATCGCACTTGCCGGCGATGGCACCGAAGAGATTGTCGGCGGCAACCGCGAAGAGTTCCACGCCTTCTTCCACCAGCTTGGTGGTGATGGCGTCGAGGTCGATACCGAGGCCGGGCAGGGCCGCGAGCACCGCATGCGCGCCTTCGACATCAGCCTTGATGGTATCGGCGGCAGGCTTGCCGTGATCGCGGAAGGCTTCCACGGTCGCGGGCGGCATGGTGTTCACGGTGTTGTCGCCGATCAGCGTGTCGACATAGAGCGTATCGGGATAGGCCTTGCTCTTCACGCCGGTGGAGGCCCAGAGCAGGCGTTGCGGACGCGCGCCGCGCTTGGCGAGCGCTTCCCAGCGCGGGCCGGAGAAGATTTCTTCGTAAGCGACATAAGCGAGCTTGGCATTGGCGATGGCGGTCTTACCGGCCAGGGCTTCGATGCGGGCTTTCTCGTCGCCGGTGGCTTCCGCCGCCTTCTTGGCGAGGAGAGCGTCGATCTTGGCGTCGATGCGGGAAACGAAGAAGCTCGCCACGCTCGACACGGTCGACAGATCGTAATCCTTCGGCAGGCCTTCCAGGCCCGCGATATAGGCCAGCGCGACCTTCTTATACATCTCCTGCGAGAAGAGCAGGGTGACGTTGATGTTGATGCCTTCCGACAGGAGCGTCTGGATCGCCGGAATGCCCTCATGCGTCGCAGGCACCTTGATCATCGCGTTTTCGCGGCCGATCTCTTTCCAGAGATGGCGGGCTTCGACCAGGGTCGCTTCGGTGTCGAGTGCAAGATAGGGATTGCACTCCATCGAGACGAAGCCGTCGGCCTTCTTGGTGGCGTCATAGACCGGGCGGAGCACGTCGCAGGCCGCCTTGATGTCGGTGATGGCGAGGCTGTTGAAGATCAGGCCGATCTCGGCTTTGCCCGCATCCAGGAGCGATCGGATCTCATCATCATACTCATTGGTATGGCCCATCGATTTTTCGAAAATCGCCGGGTTGGAGGTCACCCCCTTGATGCCTTCTTCCTGCACCAGCCGGGCGAGATCGCCGCTGCGCACCAGCCCGCGGCCGAGGTTGTCGAGCCAAGGGGCCTGTCCGAATTTTTCAAGTTCTTTTAGGGGGTTCATAGGGTCGCTCCGCAACGGAAAACACTGGACGCAGAACGGAATATCCTGCGTGGCTGTAATCGGATAGTCGTCTAACGCTGTCTTATATGCGCATCAAGGCAGCGAAATGAAAGGTCTGACAAGAATGAAGCTGGTGACTTTTGCTACCGGTGGACAAGCGGCGATAGGCCGCGTGGAAGAGGGCGGAATCCTGCCCCTGCCGTTCGGTTTCGGCAGCATGATTGATCTGATAAATCACTGGCCGGAGCGAGAAGCGCAGGTCCGTAACGTCACCCAGACGACAGCGTTGGAAAAGTTGCCCCTGAAAGAGGCGATTTTGCTGCCGCCGATTCCCCGTCCCGGTAAAATCCTCGCCATCGGTCTCAACTATGCCGATCACATCCGCGAGATGGGCGGCGAAATCCCTGAGCGCCAGGTTTGGTTTTGCAAGCAGCCGACTGCGGCGAACGGTCCATTTCAGCCCATTATACTGCCCAAGGTTGCACGCGAGGTCGATTATGAAGCCGAGCTTGTGGCTGTAATCGGCAAGGGCGGGCGCCATATTTCCCGTGAAGAGGCTCCCAACCACGTTTTCGGATATTGCGTCGGCAATGATGTCAGCGTGCGCGACTGGCAGATGGCGACCAGCCAGTGGATGCTGGGCAAGTCCTTTGACACCCACGCCCCCTTCGGCCCCTGGATCACCACCGCGGACGAAATCGGCGATCCCCATGGTCTTGGCGTGCGCGCCTTCGTCAATGGCGAGCTGCGCCAGGATTCGGATACCTCTAACCTTGTCTTCGATCTTTGGGAACAGATCGCGCTGGTCAGCCAGGTGATGACGCTCGAACCCGGCGACCTCATCTTCACCGGCACGCCCGGCGGGGTCGGCATGGGCTTCAAGCCACCGCGATATCTGGGCGATGGCGATATTGTCCGTATAGAGATCGACCGCCTTGGCACCATCGAGGCGGTGTGCGAGCGGGAAGAGTAAGGGAAAACCCTTTTTTGGATTTATCCTTGTAAACGCTCCGGCGCGGCGCCAAGGCGGTGCAATTCCCACATCGCGAGCATGCGGCCGAACATAGAATAACGATATGTAAAATCTATTCGGGCAGGCTTACGGCTGGCCTGCCTGACGCGGCCACCGGAGCACTCCATGGCCATCAAAGATCTGCCCGTTTCCCGCAAAGTAATTGGTGCTTTTGCGATTGTTTTGCTTACCACCATTGGCTTGGGGCTGCTCGCGCTGAACGGGCTGTCGCGGCTGGATGGCGATGCCAATGACCTCAGCACCAGTAAAATGCCGGCCATCGAGGTGCTCGGCACCTTCTCGATGAAGATCACCCATTATCGTGCCTTTCAGGCCTCGATGTTGATGGTGGACGATGCCCAGCGCGTGACCGACACGAAAATCCGCATGCGGGTGGTGAAGGACGCGGAAGAGGCGTGGAAGAGCTACGACGCCCTGGTTCAGACCGCCGAGGAGCGCAAGCTTGCCGATGATGTCCGGCAGAAATGGGATGCCTATCTGCCGCTGGAAGAGCACGAATTGGCGTTGCTCAAGAATGAAGGCATGGAGGCCGCCGCCCATTACTACACGCATGAAATGCGCACGGCTTTTTCGGCGTTGAAAGCGGCCGTCGATAAGACCGTCGCCTTCAAGCATCAGGCAGGTTTGGCCGCAGGCAAACAGGCGCATGCCACTTATCAAGAGGGACGGATTTGGATTTTCGCAGCGCTGATCTTTGCTGCAGGGCTGGCGTCTTTGGCCGGATATTTCCTGGTCCGCGGAGTCTCGAAGCCACTCCAGCGTATGACAGACGCGATGGGCGAATTGGCCCGCGGAAATCTCAACGTCGAGGTGCCTTGCGCCGATCAGCTGGATGAAATTGGCCAGCTTGCCGGGGCGATGTCCTCGTTCAAAAATCAGATTCAAGCTGCCGAGGAAGCCAAGGCCGAGCAGACCGAAGTGATCGTCACCTCCATCGGGACGGGTTTGAACAGCCTTGCGCAGGGCGATCTTACCCATCGCATTTCCGCCGAATTAAGCGGCCCCTTTGCCAAGCTGAAGGCCGATTTCAATGCCGCGTTGGAGCGGTTGCAGGACACGGTCGGCCATGTCACGGCGTCCTCCAATGAGATCGCCAAAAGCGCCGAGGAAATCGCGCTTTCTGCCGATGATCTTTCGCGCCGCACCGAGCATCAGGCTGCGGGCTTGGAGGAAACCGCTGCGGCCCTCGAACAGATCACGGCCACGGTTGGGCAGACCGCGCTGAACGCCAAAACCGCGACCAAGAGCGCGGCCGATGCCATGATTGCGGCTGAGGATGGCGGGCGCGTTGTCGGAACGGCCATCAGCGCCATGGACGCCATCGCGCAGTCCTCCAAGCAGATCACCGATATCATCGGTGTGATCGATGAGATCGCCTTCCAAACCAATCTTCTGGCGTTGAATGCGGGTGTCGAAGCGGCGCGCGCGGGCGATGCGGGCAGGGGC encodes:
- the gnd gene encoding phosphogluconate dehydrogenase (NAD(+)-dependent, decarboxylating); translation: MQIAIVGLGRMGANIARRLMRGGHEIVAYDVSKDAVQALSREGAMPAGSLEDLVAKLKAPRAVWVMLPAGKITEDCIAVLSGLLSAGDTVIDGGNTYYKDDVRRAAALREKSLTYIDVGTSGGVWGLDRGYCMMIGGDKGAVDRLDPIFATLAPGVGSIDKTPNRESRDPRVEQGYMHCGPAGSGHFVKMVHNGIEYGMMQAFAEGFEIMQGRANEDLPEAERFTLDLPDIAEVWRRGSVVSSWLLDLTSQALAEKPALDNFTGIVSDSGEGRWTVEAAIEEAVPAHVLSASLYARFSSRRPGSFANRLLSAMRAKFGGHVEPK
- a CDS encoding fumarylacetoacetate hydrolase family protein, with the protein product MKLVTFATGGQAAIGRVEEGGILPLPFGFGSMIDLINHWPEREAQVRNVTQTTALEKLPLKEAILLPPIPRPGKILAIGLNYADHIREMGGEIPERQVWFCKQPTAANGPFQPIILPKVAREVDYEAELVAVIGKGGRHISREEAPNHVFGYCVGNDVSVRDWQMATSQWMLGKSFDTHAPFGPWITTADEIGDPHGLGVRAFVNGELRQDSDTSNLVFDLWEQIALVSQVMTLEPGDLIFTGTPGGVGMGFKPPRYLGDGDIVRIEIDRLGTIEAVCEREE
- a CDS encoding methyl-accepting chemotaxis protein, with the protein product MAIKDLPVSRKVIGAFAIVLLTTIGLGLLALNGLSRLDGDANDLSTSKMPAIEVLGTFSMKITHYRAFQASMLMVDDAQRVTDTKIRMRVVKDAEEAWKSYDALVQTAEERKLADDVRQKWDAYLPLEEHELALLKNEGMEAAAHYYTHEMRTAFSALKAAVDKTVAFKHQAGLAAGKQAHATYQEGRIWIFAALIFAAGLASLAGYFLVRGVSKPLQRMTDAMGELARGNLNVEVPCADQLDEIGQLAGAMSSFKNQIQAAEEAKAEQTEVIVTSIGTGLNSLAQGDLTHRISAELSGPFAKLKADFNAALERLQDTVGHVTASSNEIAKSAEEIALSADDLSRRTEHQAAGLEETAAALEQITATVGQTALNAKTATKSAADAMIAAEDGGRVVGTAISAMDAIAQSSKQITDIIGVIDEIAFQTNLLALNAGVEAARAGDAGRGFAVVASEVRALAQRSGQAAKEIKTLIQTSGSHVESGVKLVGESGSALQRIVEQVQQINSLVGEIAKAAAQQSQGVEEVNKAVSQMDQTVQQNAAMVDESTAASRNLAAETERLRNFVGFFSTGGEGLSSAPLRSPAKPAAKPAAKPRVAAQVRPAKRTVNAPAAPAASTDDGWSEF
- a CDS encoding bifunctional transaldolase/phosoglucose isomerase, which codes for MNPLKELEKFGQAPWLDNLGRGLVRSGDLARLVQEEGIKGVTSNPAIFEKSMGHTNEYDDEIRSLLDAGKAEIGLIFNSLAITDIKAACDVLRPVYDATKKADGFVSMECNPYLALDTEATLVEARHLWKEIGRENAMIKVPATHEGIPAIQTLLSEGININVTLLFSQEMYKKVALAYIAGLEGLPKDYDLSTVSSVASFFVSRIDAKIDALLAKKAAEATGDEKARIEALAGKTAIANAKLAYVAYEEIFSGPRWEALAKRGARPQRLLWASTGVKSKAYPDTLYVDTLIGDNTVNTMPPATVEAFRDHGKPAADTIKADVEGAHAVLAALPGLGIDLDAITTKLVEEGVELFAVAADNLFGAIAGKCDEITGKKLRISWSLAGNEEAVTAAQKAWTKAGNIRKVWAKDTTIWARADEDKWLGWLDAPTKAKGHQASLEAFQAKVKAGSWSDVVLLGMGGSSLGAEVLREVLVPGTKFHILDSTDPDEVQTLDKNIAIATTLFIVASKSGSTLEPNLFKDYYFDRVAQAVGKNKAASHFVAITDPGSSLEKDATAEGFSAIFPGEKSIGGRYSVLSNFGLVAAAAMGVNIDAFIKEALAAEAACGPLSPPPTNPGAQIGIALGTLALRGRDKLTVLASKGLSSFGAWLEQLVAESTGKLGKGIIPFDGEPVGSASAYGEDRVFVVLKLKGEEAHDNLVGALKPLGHPVIEVEVDGPYQLARLFYIFEIATAVAGSFLGINPFDQPDVEAAKVKARALMEAGGAKDSEKPVFARNGISVYADPANAKALAGAETLEDCLAAHFKRVGAGDYIALVAFIERNAAHTADFDAMRAALRDKTGAAVGLGFGPRFLHSTGQGYKGGPASGVFLQVTCKHVHDVAVPGRGYTFGAVIDAQAAGDLAVLTERGRRAIRVHLDTVDEGLKTLARAVEAALK